Proteins encoded together in one Synechococcus sp. A15-62 window:
- a CDS encoding nucleoside 2-deoxyribosyltransferase: MNNSARTIYLASPYGFSEQWKRLLLPEFIGALEALGLEVWEPFARNGQVNLAEPGWAYRVAQRDLQDVRDADAMFAIVNGTPPDEGVMVELGAAIALGKPTFLFRDDFRRCTDSEQYPLNLMVFAGLPEREWQKYVYSDVSDINDPHKALACWARS; encoded by the coding sequence ATGAACAACAGCGCACGCACGATTTATCTGGCGTCTCCTTACGGCTTTTCGGAGCAATGGAAGCGGCTGTTATTGCCGGAGTTCATTGGGGCATTGGAAGCCCTGGGATTGGAGGTCTGGGAGCCTTTTGCTCGCAATGGTCAGGTGAACCTGGCGGAACCGGGATGGGCCTATCGCGTCGCGCAGCGTGATCTACAGGATGTGCGTGATGCCGATGCGATGTTCGCCATTGTGAATGGAACGCCTCCCGATGAAGGGGTCATGGTGGAGCTTGGTGCCGCCATTGCCCTGGGTAAACCCACTTTCCTGTTTCGGGATGATTTCCGCAGGTGCACCGATTCCGAGCAGTATCCGCTCAACCTGATGGTGTTTGCCGGTCTCCCTGAGCGGGAGTGGCAGAAGTACGTCTACAGCGATGTGTCTGATATCAATGATCCCCACAAAGCCTTGGCCTGTTGGGCGCGATCCTGA
- a CDS encoding glycosyltransferase family 2 protein produces MSSFAIAVRVFDGEAPYLQSFIDHHRRLGVDAFYPVLAPGAAPLCREIFARNGIGVHESDGQRISSVQDLIREDYVAVVDADEYLHPGLFDFLVEEKVESLSMPWRLTASLDDNFFESSQKKFFVFPQVKSIVKTSALKLLRLHESNTNGSGRRLGIAQGQHFPVQHYYLRGLDDLLLKEGGVVKRTLAQSSGRKPVNLSGNAESLDFPSRHARVAYLLKILDSVSPQADPYGMSLDRSMLDRLRANVEGDPEVAKQALRDSVVKIQRVYRNRTIRCEINAMQQLLAHDPRKISYQKRVLKLLRQDFQFRRSWLGRLEKARDSLLMPWS; encoded by the coding sequence GTGAGCAGCTTTGCCATCGCGGTTCGTGTTTTTGATGGTGAGGCTCCCTATCTCCAGTCTTTCATTGATCACCACCGCCGCTTGGGGGTTGATGCTTTTTATCCGGTGCTCGCTCCGGGGGCTGCGCCACTATGCCGAGAAATTTTTGCGCGTAACGGTATCGGTGTCCACGAGTCTGACGGGCAGAGGATCAGCTCTGTTCAGGATCTAATTCGTGAAGATTATGTCGCTGTTGTTGATGCTGATGAATATCTGCATCCCGGCTTATTCGACTTTCTTGTTGAAGAAAAAGTTGAATCATTGTCGATGCCATGGCGGCTAACAGCGTCACTGGATGACAACTTCTTTGAGTCCAGTCAAAAGAAATTTTTTGTTTTTCCTCAGGTTAAGTCGATCGTTAAAACATCTGCTCTGAAGTTGCTTCGTCTTCATGAGTCCAATACCAATGGATCTGGGAGGAGACTGGGGATTGCTCAGGGACAGCACTTTCCTGTGCAGCACTATTACCTTCGCGGTCTTGATGACCTGCTGCTGAAAGAGGGTGGTGTTGTGAAGCGAACCCTGGCGCAGAGTTCGGGGCGAAAGCCAGTCAACCTCAGCGGGAATGCTGAATCATTGGATTTCCCTAGCCGTCATGCTCGTGTCGCTTATCTGCTGAAGATTCTTGATTCCGTTTCTCCGCAGGCTGACCCGTACGGCATGTCATTGGATCGTTCGATGTTGGATCGTCTTCGGGCCAATGTTGAGGGTGATCCTGAGGTCGCCAAGCAAGCGTTGCGCGACAGTGTTGTGAAGATCCAAAGGGTTTATCGGAATCGCACGATCCGTTGTGAAATCAACGCAATGCAACAGCTGCTTGCTCATGATCCGCGCAAGATCAGTTATCAAAAAAGGGTGCTGAAATTGCTCCGGCAGGATTTTCAGTTTCGTCGCTCATGGTTGGGACGTCTAGAAAAAGCACGTGACTCCCTGTTGATGCCTTGGAGTTGA
- a CDS encoding phosphoribosyltransferase, whose protein sequence is MQVLSWAQFDQAVQQLASRFAGSAVTGVYGVPRGGLCLAVALSHAIDRPLLSAPEPSALIVDDVYETGRTLQALKVQVPQASFAVWVSKVSPDWWVAAEVAESSEWMVFPWENLEQARADEQAYRSSRGL, encoded by the coding sequence ATGCAGGTACTGAGCTGGGCCCAATTCGATCAGGCGGTGCAGCAGTTGGCTTCACGCTTTGCCGGTTCTGCGGTGACCGGCGTTTATGGGGTTCCCCGTGGAGGGCTGTGCCTTGCCGTAGCCCTCAGCCATGCCATCGATCGACCCTTGCTCTCAGCACCTGAGCCATCAGCCCTGATTGTGGATGATGTCTATGAAACCGGTCGCACCTTGCAGGCGTTGAAAGTTCAGGTGCCGCAGGCATCCTTTGCTGTTTGGGTCAGCAAGGTGAGTCCTGATTGGTGGGTGGCAGCCGAGGTTGCCGAGTCGTCGGAATGGATGGTGTTTCCTTGGGAGAACCTTGAACAGGCCCGTGCCGATGAGCAGGCGTACCGCTCTTCCCGGGGCCTGTGA
- a CDS encoding phosphotransacetylase family protein → MGTTLLIGSCEPFSGKSALVLGIAQQLARSGQQIRFGKPLATSLDWDPNQGPLPQPLIDDDVRFVGETLNLPPERLIPSMHLLSPTTAAQRLGQGELDAGQGFAELRQHIQADDGLTLLECAGSLQEGLLYGLSLPQLATGLDAKVVLVHLWQDSRSVDALLAAKQILDDRLVGVVLNAVTPEEVESLERQVVPALQGLGLQVFGVMPRSPLLRSVTVGELVRRLNARVICCQERQELLVETLSIGAMNVNSAMEFFRKRRNMAVVTGADRTDIQLAALEASTQCLILTGAGEPLPQLINRAEELDVPLLKVEHDTLATVGVIEQAFGHVRLHEAVKATYAFRLVEEHCKLDQLFSALNLTVQHA, encoded by the coding sequence ATGGGAACGACACTGTTGATCGGATCGTGTGAGCCGTTCAGTGGGAAGTCAGCTCTCGTCCTTGGAATTGCTCAGCAGCTTGCCCGTTCCGGACAGCAGATCAGGTTCGGAAAGCCCCTGGCCACAAGCCTGGATTGGGATCCGAACCAGGGGCCGTTGCCTCAACCGCTCATCGATGACGACGTTCGCTTTGTTGGTGAAACGCTGAATCTGCCGCCTGAGCGTCTGATTCCTTCGATGCATCTGCTGTCGCCGACAACAGCTGCCCAGCGCCTTGGCCAGGGCGAGTTGGACGCTGGCCAAGGTTTCGCGGAGCTGCGCCAGCACATTCAGGCTGATGACGGACTCACCCTCCTGGAATGTGCTGGAAGCCTCCAGGAGGGATTGTTGTATGGCCTCAGCCTTCCGCAGCTGGCCACAGGTCTGGATGCCAAGGTCGTCTTGGTGCACCTCTGGCAGGACAGCCGCAGCGTCGACGCACTGTTGGCGGCCAAACAGATCCTGGACGACCGTCTGGTTGGAGTGGTGCTGAACGCTGTCACGCCAGAGGAGGTCGAAAGCTTGGAGCGACAGGTGGTTCCTGCCTTGCAGGGGCTGGGCTTGCAGGTGTTCGGTGTCATGCCCCGTTCCCCTTTGCTGCGCAGCGTCACCGTCGGCGAGTTGGTGCGGCGGCTGAATGCCCGGGTGATTTGCTGCCAGGAACGGCAAGAACTGCTGGTGGAAACCCTGAGCATCGGCGCGATGAATGTGAATTCGGCCATGGAGTTCTTCCGAAAACGACGCAACATGGCTGTAGTGACGGGGGCGGATCGCACCGACATCCAGTTGGCCGCTCTGGAGGCCTCAACCCAATGTCTAATTCTCACTGGCGCTGGTGAACCTCTTCCTCAATTGATCAATCGCGCGGAAGAATTGGACGTGCCTTTGCTCAAGGTCGAGCACGACACTCTGGCCACGGTGGGGGTGATTGAGCAGGCCTTCGGCCATGTGCGCCTGCATGAAGCTGTGAAGGCCACCTATGCCTTCCGTCTTGTGGAAGAGCACTGCAAGCTCGATCAACTCTTCAGTGCATTGAATCTGACGGTTCAGCACGCCTGA
- a CDS encoding MAPEG family protein, whose protein sequence is MTPAFAWALCLMGAVVMVSIVLTGAGRAKADFTMADLQAPRAMFERLPAFGQRAVWAQENSWEALTLGAPAMLLCLISGVSSPTAIAAAWIWPGIRFIYLFAYVGNVPPLRGLCWAAGVTAVGICYVEGLRAVISAAG, encoded by the coding sequence ATGACTCCTGCGTTTGCTTGGGCCCTCTGCCTGATGGGAGCCGTCGTCATGGTGAGCATCGTGCTCACCGGAGCCGGACGAGCCAAAGCAGATTTCACCATGGCTGATCTTCAGGCGCCTCGGGCGATGTTTGAACGGCTGCCAGCCTTCGGGCAGCGCGCCGTGTGGGCACAGGAAAACAGCTGGGAAGCACTGACCCTGGGAGCACCGGCCATGCTGTTGTGTCTGATCAGCGGAGTCAGCAGCCCGACGGCGATCGCGGCAGCGTGGATCTGGCCGGGGATCCGTTTCATTTATCTGTTCGCCTATGTCGGCAACGTGCCTCCCCTGAGGGGACTCTGCTGGGCTGCGGGGGTGACTGCCGTAGGCATCTGCTACGTGGAGGGACTGCGGGCTGTGATCAGCGCCGCCGGCTGA
- a CDS encoding cytidine deaminase, producing the protein MAPAENNAESLLVRARRAASRAHCPYSNFHVGAAVRCEDGSVIDGCNVENASYGLSICAERVALFTAISQGKQPIELAVSCIDAQSDAPPGSRMPCGACRQVMQELLPTNAAIQIDGVGTRQLEQLLPAPFELKQPNTN; encoded by the coding sequence ATGGCTCCTGCCGAGAACAACGCTGAGTCTTTACTTGTGCGGGCTCGCCGGGCCGCCAGCCGTGCCCATTGCCCCTACTCGAACTTCCACGTGGGGGCTGCAGTGCGCTGTGAAGACGGCAGTGTGATCGACGGCTGCAATGTGGAAAATGCCAGTTATGGGCTGAGCATCTGTGCCGAGCGAGTCGCCCTTTTCACAGCGATCAGCCAGGGCAAACAACCGATTGAACTGGCCGTGAGCTGCATCGATGCCCAGAGCGATGCGCCTCCAGGATCCCGCATGCCGTGCGGCGCCTGCCGTCAGGTGATGCAAGAACTGCTGCCAACCAATGCAGCAATACAGATCGACGGGGTAGGCACAAGGCAACTCGAGCAACTTCTTCCTGCTCCCTTCGAACTGAAACAACCAAACACCAACTGA
- a CDS encoding YajQ family cyclic di-GMP-binding protein has protein sequence MASTYSFDVVSDFDRQELVNTLDQVRRDVGNRYDLKDSGTEIDLEETELVITTASDMTLQAVEDVLRTKATKRNLSLKIFDFQTPETVGGNRVKQVVKLRKGLSQEIAKKLSKMVRDELKKVTVAIQGESVRITGKSKDDLQAAIQLVKSKEDELDVPLQFENYR, from the coding sequence ATGGCCAGCACTTATTCCTTCGATGTGGTCTCTGACTTTGATCGTCAGGAGCTGGTGAACACCCTTGATCAGGTGCGTCGTGATGTTGGCAACCGTTATGACCTCAAGGATTCCGGCACCGAGATCGATCTTGAGGAAACGGAGCTGGTGATCACCACGGCCAGTGATATGACGCTTCAGGCGGTGGAGGATGTGCTGCGAACCAAAGCGACCAAACGCAACCTATCCCTCAAGATTTTTGATTTTCAAACACCTGAAACCGTCGGAGGCAATCGGGTGAAGCAAGTGGTGAAGCTGCGTAAGGGCCTCAGTCAGGAGATTGCGAAGAAGTTGAGCAAGATGGTGCGCGATGAGCTCAAAAAGGTGACGGTGGCGATCCAGGGAGAAAGTGTGCGGATCACGGGCAAGAGCAAAGATGATCTCCAGGCCGCGATTCAGCTCGTCAAGAGTAAGGAGGATGAGCTTGATGTTCCTCTGCAGTTTGAGAACTATCGCTGA
- a CDS encoding DNA recombination-mediator protein A: MKSGGKFSLGKSLDLPALDRVDTLAQELALLQDKSQRRIALLGSRHVPVVAVHLIELVARSLVQEGHSLITSGSQGVNAAVIRGCLEVDPSKLTVLLPQSLDRQVPEIRDLLDRVLHLVDKPEQDDLPLPMASSLCNQEIINRCDQLICLAFHDSETLLASARTAEDMGKVVSLLYFD; encoded by the coding sequence ATGAAATCAGGCGGCAAGTTTTCCTTGGGTAAGTCACTGGATCTGCCGGCTCTTGATCGGGTTGACACGCTTGCGCAGGAACTCGCTCTTCTGCAGGACAAAAGCCAACGAAGGATCGCCCTCCTCGGTAGCCGCCATGTGCCCGTTGTGGCGGTTCATCTGATCGAATTGGTGGCCCGCTCATTGGTGCAGGAAGGCCATTCTCTGATCACATCCGGATCTCAGGGGGTGAATGCCGCAGTGATTCGCGGGTGTCTTGAGGTGGATCCCTCCAAACTCACCGTGCTCTTGCCCCAGAGCCTCGATCGGCAGGTGCCTGAAATCAGAGATCTTCTGGATCGGGTGTTGCACCTTGTGGACAAGCCCGAGCAGGACGACCTGCCCCTGCCGATGGCCAGCAGTTTGTGCAATCAAGAGATCATCAACCGCTGTGATCAGTTGATCTGTCTCGCATTTCACGACAGTGAAACCCTGCTGGCGAGTGCACGAACTGCTGAGGACATGGGGAAGGTGGTGAGCCTTCTGTATTTCGACTGA